From Thalassospiraceae bacterium LMO-JJ14:
ATTCCCGGGTCGGCCAGATGATGAAGAAGCAGCGGCTCGGCCCCATTATCTGGCTTAATGTCTGCTTGGAAACACCGGGAAACGACAATCCCGACATCTGCATCCTTGGCACGATGGTGATTACGATATCACCGCCGACGCCAATATCGCGCGGCATCAGACGGATCGGCATGCCGGTAAGTTCGGCAAGATCCTGAATATGGCTTCTAAGCGCTGCATAATATATTTCGTGGGTCTGAGCCGGTACGGGAACAGCCCGCCCCGTCGATGCATCCCGTGGTCCCGCGACCTTGGTTTCGAGACGGACGGTCGGTGCGTGCGTCCATTTGACCAGCCGCGTCCCCGGCTTGGAGCTGATCACCACATCTTCGGCAAAACGCCGGATGTCCTTCACGGAAGGAATGGGATTGAGTGTATCCGCAAAGGCGTGCAACGGCATCAGCAACCCGACGACGATCACGGCCAGACGGATACAGGGACAAAATGCGTTACTGGCCAAGCTGTTCACTCATGATTTCCCGCCCGATACGAAGCGCATCGAGACGTGGCGTTCCCGCGGGCAAGCGCTTGTCATAAAGCGTTTTCAGCATGATCAGATCGCTATTCGTGAGGGTCCGCAGGGTTGATTTCTGATTGAAAATGGATGGTGTCACAAGATCACTGTCATTTGGAAGTCCCATAGCCTGGGTCATTTCCTCAAGCAAGCAAGCATCCATCTGATCCGGCGGCAATTCAGCATTCACGACGATCAGGCTCCGGAACATGGCGCCGGTACGGATCGAGCGGCTGAGAAAATAACAAACGCCTGCCTGCCCCAGACGCTTGAGGACCTGCGGATCGACATCATTGGCGACGAATGGCTGCCCCATGGCAAGCCGGGGGACAAACTTGATGATGAAGTTTGCCGGCTTGCCTTTTTCCTTGTCGCTTTTCTCGGATTTCGCACCGGTCAGCCTTACAAGCGTCGTCAAATGCTTACGGATCATATCGACATGCGCTTTGGCGGGCGGCACGAAGCTCAGTTTCAACTCCCGTTTGCCGTCCGGTTTGGCGATCATCTTGCCCTGCATGGAAGTGATCGAGACGCGGATCGGAGTCATCCATTTTTGGATATGCTCGGTCGGTTTGACGCCCTCGATCTCCGCACCGAACACAACGTTATCAAAATGCCTCATGAGATCGTCCGCCCCAGGTTCCTGGGCATGCGTGGGCGAAACTGCTGTCATGAACGGCAGAACAAGCGCCAGCACACATAGACGCGCCCGTACTTCGGGTCTTTTCAGGGCAGTCATAATCATAAAACGAAGTCTAGCACGCAACGGGGTCGGATCTAACCCTCGCCACCGTCAATTTTAAGTGAATTCAGTATCCGTTCGGCAACCGGCCGATAGGTATCGAATTGCGACGCCGGCGCCGTATATGACCAGATATGGGCAATCCCCCCTTCAGGCCTGGGGATCACCAACGCCCACTTGCGGAAGCGTTGGCCCTGATGGTCATAACTGGCGACAAACTGATGTCCTTCCAGCTTTAGTCCGTACTTGGCATAAGTCACCGGTTTCTCGCCGACGAACTGGACCCCGCGGGCCTGTTGAGCCAAATTCGCTTTCAGATTTTCAATCGCAACAAGTGCCACGTCCCCCTCACCTGCGGGCCTGACGTTCTGTAAGGAGACAATGGCGTCATAAGCCGGGGTGCCTCGTGGCCCGCTGATGGCATTGGTGAACGCGCTCAGCTTCTCGAACTGCCAGGCCGACGGGTACTCGACGCGGTAACCATATCCGGCCTCGGAAAAAACGATAACGTCAGGCGCACTTGCAGCCTCGGCAACCTGCGGGCGACCGGCAGGATTTGCTTCCGGCGCATTTTCGGCCCGTAACGGCGGCTGTTTTTCCTTCGCTTCCTCCGGCTGCGCCATATGGGCAGGCTCTGCAGGTTTTTCTGCCCGTGCCGGACGAAAGCCGGCAAGAATCCATTCAAATTCAACAGAAAGTTTTTCGAAATGGCTTATAGGCGCGAAGAACATGAAGACAAAATCCGTCTTCGCCCCACGGGCGATAACGACCCTCGTCTTGGTCGATCCGGCTTCGTATAGCGCATATCCAGCCGGCAACCCGGCAATCACCAGATCTCCTTCGGCAAGTTTTCGGGCCCAGGGCTTTCCTTCACCAAGATACTGCGCTTCAAGTTTATAGAACATCTGCCGTGTCCCGATTCCAGGATTGGCATCACCGGTCTGAATATTGACGCCATACCCCTTGCGCGACTGGATGGCGATTTGTTGTCCACCTGGCCGCTCCTGGAAACGCGCGCCCGCAGGTGCAACCAGCATGTATCCACGCTGAGGGTCCTGATATGCGACCGGCTGTGATGGAACGTGGCTCATTGTCCCAGGGATGGACGGCTGCACACTCGGCGATGCGGCTGCAACACTCGGATGAATACTGTTCTGCGGCACCATTCCCGGTGCGCCCGTACCATCAGCGATGGCACTGTGCATATTCGCGGCTGCTAAAACGACGGCACTGATCAATATAATCGATTGTTTGCGCATAACTGCGCTCCCTTGTCTCCGTTGCGCTCGAATAAGCGCACCCAACTGCCGCCGCTGAAACTACAGAAGGATATTTTCAGGGCAGCAAATCCCATGAACATGTTGCCACTACGTGGTTAACAATCCATGAATCAGGCCATTAACGGGGGCCACTGAATTTTGGGAAAAAGAAGCTAAAAGCGGCGGAAACGACGCATTTTTGCGAAATTTTCTGCACTTAACTCTTCGAATAAAATGCGTCTTTTCTCAACATCCACACCGGCTGCTTCAAGCGCTGCAGCACCAAGCCGCAGGCTCGCTTCGACGGTTTCCGGCATCGCATGAGCCACCCCCATCTCGGCATAGGTATCGGCAACATCCCAATCATGTGCACGGACATGGACCGGCACATGCGGATACAACCGGCGTACGGTTCGTATCATGCCTTCGGCGACGACGGGATCATCCAGCGTTACTACGATCAACCGCGCATGCTGCGCGCCGACCGAGCGCAGCACTTCTGGGCGACCGGCGCTGCCAAAATAGACATGGTATCCATGCCTACGGGCTCGTTTGACACGGTCGGCATCGGTGTCGATGGCAACATATGGCACACCCGTTGCCGACAGCATATTGGCGACAGTTTCACCAACACGCCCGAAACCGGCAATCAGCACAGGGCGAACGTCCTCGGCAACGGCACCATGCACCTCGCCGGGGACCATCGGCGCAATCTTCCCCGCCAGTTTCACTCCGGCCCAAACCATGCCCGGCGTCAGGATCATGCTGATAACCACCACAGCCACCAAAATGTCCGCAAGTCCGGGTGCCAATATACCCTCGCCCACAGCCAGCGAGAAAACGACAAAGCCGAATTCACCTGCCTGCGACAAAAGAAAACCACTACGGATCGCGACGGCAAACGGCGCCTTGAACAACAACGCAGCGCCTAACGTCATGACCGTCTTCAACATCAGAAGTAATATTGTTGCCAAAATGATATCAGAGGTATGGTCGGTCAACGGTCCGGGGTCCAGGCTCATGCCGACACCCATGAAAAACAACCCGAGCAACAACCCCCTGAACGGCAGAATATCGGCCTCGATCTGGTGACGGTATTCGGACTCAGCCAGCATGACGCCGGCCATGAATGCGCCCAGTGCCAGAGAAAGGCCGACCTGATTCATCGCCCAGGCGAAACCGAGCACCATTAACAACGCCATGGCAACGAACGTATCGCTATTGCCGATCCGGGCTATGGCGTGCATGGCAGGACCGATAGCGTATCGGCCGACAAGCACCACCACCAAAATGATGGCCGCCGCCTGGACCATAGCGAGGCCCATTGAAGTACTGACTGCAATAGCATCGCCACTGAACAGCGGCAAAATCACGATCAACGGCACAACTGCAAGATCCTGGAACAACAGGATGGCAAAACTGACACGCCCATGATGACTGGTCAGTTCGTTCTTTTCGGAGAGCATCTGAACGCCGAACGCCGTCGATGACAACGCCAAGCCGAACCCGATCACCAAGGCGATTTTTACATTCAGATCGAAAATGAAATGTACGCCTGCAGCTATGATGGCACCGGTAGAAACGACTTGCAGGGCGCCAAGACCAAAAACAAGCCGCCGCATGATCCACAACCGTTGCGGTTTCATCTCTATGCCGATCATAAACAGCAGAAAGACCACACCGAATTCGCCGATATGGCGGAGGTTTTCCGCATCGGTGATCATGCCAATTCCGTAAGGGCCGATAATGGCGCCGGCTGCAAGGTAGCCGAATTGTGAGCCTAGACCGAGTCGCATGGAGATCAGCACGGCAACGACCGCCGCTCCCAGCAGACTTAGAATCTCAACCATTCAACCCCTGCTCCCGGATTTAAGAACCGTTAATCGGTTCAACGTGCATTTCCCCAGCCGGGCCACTAACCCGATAGCGTGTCAGCGAGCGTGTGCCGCCATCATTTCCCAATCTGCCTATATTCAGGTCAATCGTCCAGTCGGCAAGATCCACGCGCCCCTTGCCGACGAGACTCAACTTCCCGGAACGGAGTAAAAGGTCATCACTGACGGCTATTCCTTGTGCAATCGTGAAACGCCCATTCAAAGACTTGAAAGGCAGCCCGTTTTCAGCCTCCGGAACAAGTCCATGGACAAGCTCCATGATCATCAGTTGGCCATCTTGTGCAACGACTTCGGCTTCACCGGTCAGCGCTTCTATCAGTTCTTTTGCTGTCCCGCCGACCGAAAAAAGGTTTAGTTCGATCGTCGACCGGCCGCTCAATAACGGCTCAGCATGCTTGGCATCGCCGCTCAATAACGGACCGATGTTGACGCCGAGAGCCCGGCCTTCGATGTTGAGTGCACGCATGCCTTCAGAAGCATCAAGTGTAAAGAGGCCACGCATCGTTCCGCCATAAATGGCTGTATCATCCAGAATAAGACTGAGCCGCTGTGTCGACGGCTGACGTTCAATACGCGCGTGTCCCGCACCGCTAAGCACATTCATCCAGCGTGCCCGCTGCCACGATATTTCGATTTTACCGCTCGGCATGCCAGGAATCATCAACGGCGCTTCCGCCACAACCATGGCATCTCCCACAGGCGCAGTGCCCAGATCAAGTGTCTCCGCATCGAAACGGCCATTCACGACCGGCGCGCCTGACGACATAGCCTCGAGTTTTACATTGCCGCTGAGCGACGTATCTCCGAATTTCAAATCCATACGGCGCACATCAAGGACATCACCGGCAAAATCGACAGTTGCATTCAACGCCATTGAGCCCGGGTTCCTCGCCGGCAGGAACGGGCCTATCCAGTGGTTCAGCTCAACAATATCGGAACTGGACAACTTCATCTCGCCATCACCCACCGTCCGCTCACGAACGGCAATCGACCCCTTGAACGTTCCGCTCAGAAGAGCCGAATTGACCGACAGTTCAAAAGGCCAGCGGTTTCCCGAAACAAGCAATTGCGGATTTGAAGCTGAAATGCCGAGTTTGATGTCCCGACCGTTAAGCGTCCCCGCTCCATTAATGAACAAACCGTCATTGACCTGTCCTTCGCCTGGGGCAGTACTTGCTGCCGTAAAGCCTTCCAGCTTCAGCATACGGCCGGATCTGCTATCCGACAGGAGTAGTGCGCCGTTTTCGATCTTTATCTGTTTAAGGCTCATGTCACGCCACCAGCCCCAGGCGCGGTCAATTTCGGGCACCTGGCCCGATGTATCGACCAACATTTTTCCACTCTGGAAGCGGATGACAGGATCGCGCGCTAAAAAATGCTCAAGGTCCGCGCTGCCTGAGAGTGCACCAAGTGCACTGAATTCAATTGCCAGATACGGCAGGTTCAGATTGAGCGGGGACGCTTCATCCCTGGATACGGCATTTTGAGCCTCAAGTCGCAGTGACGGGAGGATACGAAACGAATGGCCTCCCTTGATCACCATATCGACGCCGGTGGCCCGGGTTAAAAGCCGTTCGGCATATGACACCGTCAGCGATGCCGGAAGCACCATCGGGCCAAGCGCAAGAAAAGCGACAAAAACGAGTGTCAGCATCCCCAGAGCAATGCCGAATTTAGCAAGCAGCGGGAATCGCGATGGCGCACCTTCGACTTCAACCATCCAGGAATTTTCCGGGTCGAGAGCCCCTGCGTCAGCGTCATCGACCAGTTCAGGCGTTTTTCTCACGTCGAATTCCAGCCATATCAATCACGGTGCCGCCAGATAACGGACACTATTTCTGCCCAATATAACAGACGCCCGACATACATTCTGTTCCCGTAGTAATCTCCGAAACTCGTGCATAAATCGTAAACGCGGAATCTGAAACATCTCCAAGGCTAAAATATGACCGTTTTCATGCATCCTCATTGACATTCAACAAGAGCTGCCATAGAAGCTTGATATTACTCGGTATTTATTCCCCTCGCCGTCAGGCGTGACTTCCCGGCCGGAGCTGCCGCTCGATGCAGATTTATTTGCCCATCGCCGAAGTTTCGGTGAACATTTTCCTCATTCTGGGGATGGGCGGGGGTGTCGGGTTCCTGTCCGGACTGTTTGGTGTCGGCGGCGGTTTCTTGATGACGCCGCTTTTGATTTTTATCGGCATCCCCCCCGCCGTCGCGGTCGCGACAGAAGCCAATCAGATCGTTGCGAGTTCGGTTTCCGGTGTGCTTGCGCATTGGCGGCGTGGGAATGTCGACCTGAAAATGGGGCTGCTGCTGCTTATCGGCGGGGTCATCGGATCAAGCTTCGGCGTCTGGTTATTCACGATCCTCAAGGGGCTCGGCCAAATCGATCTGGTCATCAAACTGTCCTATGTAGTGTTTCTGGGCATCATCGGTTCACTGATGCTGATCGAAAGCATCAACGCCATGCGTGCCTCCAAGTCAAAGGCACGAAAACGCAGTCATTCACATAACTGGATGCACGGTCTGCCGTTCAAGATGCGGTTCCGTAAGTCCCGCCTATATATCAGTGCCATTCTGCCGATCCTGATCGGGGTTTTAGTCGGTATCCTGTCGGCAATCATGGGGGTCGGCGGTGGTTTCGTCATGGTACCGGCGATGATCTATCTGCTTGGCATGCCGACAGCCGTGGTTGTCGGTACATCGCTGTTCCAGATTATTTTCGTAACCGCCAACGTGACGGTGCTGCAGGCTGTTTCAAACTATGCCGTCGATATCGTGCTGGCACTATTGCTGCTGATCGGCGGCGTCATCGGCGCGCAAATCGGTGCGCGTTTTGGCGGTCGCATGCAAGGAGAGCAATTGCGTGGTATGCTGGCGTTGATCGTTATCGCTGTCTGCCTGAAATTGACGTTCGATCTGGTAGTTGCACCTGCCGATCCCTACTCTTTCGGCGTCGGAGGACACTGATCATGTTGAAACGTAACGGCAAATCTCTGGTCCTGTTTCTGGTACTGTTGCTCGGCGGATCAAGCCTGCATGCCAAAGACCTTGTCATCGATTTGTCAGCGCCGATCGTACAGATCACGGCGGCATTTTCTGGAACGGAGCTTTTACTGTTCGGTGCCAAGCGCGGCGACGGCGACGTGATCGTGGTCGTACGCGGCCCGCTCGAGAACCAGACCGTGCATCTGAAGGAGCGCAAATTCGGCATTTGGGTCAATACCGAGAACCTGAAGTTCAACGACCTTCCTTCGTATTACTGGGTCGCCTCCAACCGTCCTGTGTTCGATGTTCTGCCCGCCGACACACTGACGCGGCTTCAGATCGGTCTTGATGAAATAACCATTCAGCCTACCGATAAAAACGCCAATTCAGCCGAGGCTATTGCCTTCCGCGCGGCCCTTATCCGCGACAAAGTACGGAAGAAACTCTATTCCGAAGATGTATCACCGTTACTGTTTCTGAATGACATGCTGTTCAGAACCAAAATCAATTTTCCTGCCAACGTGTCCGTTGGCGAATTTGCAATTGAAACCTATCTGGTACGCGACCAAGAGGTAATTACCAGCGAGACGACACTTTTACATGTGCGGAAATTTGGCCTGGAAGCCGAGATTTATGACTTTGCACATAATCAATCACTTCTTTATGGCATATTTGCCGTTATCATTGCCTGTGTTGCCGGCTGGCTTGCCAACGCCGCCTTCAGGAGGAGTTAGGCCATGAGTGACAGCACCGAAGATCAAAATGCTGAAGAAGCACCGGCAAAACAGCTTACCGGCCGGACCTTTCTCTGCGTCGTCGACGAAACCGAGGAATTTGCCGCCGCGTTGCAGTTCGCCTGCCGCCGCGCCCATAATTCCAACGGCCGCGTGGCACTTTTGTATGTTATAGAGCCGGCAGAATTCCAGCACTGGATGGCCGTTGGCGAACGCATGCGAGAAGAAGCCCGCGAAGAAGCGGAAGAAATGCTCAATGTCGTTGCATCGGTCGTTCAAAAGCGTATGGGCAACATGCCTGTTCTCTATATTCGCGAAGGCAAGCTTCGTGAGGAAGTCGTAAATCTGATCGAAGAGGAGGACGGGATATCGCTACTTGTTCTCGGCGCCGCATCGGGAACCGACGGTCCAGGCCCCCTGATTTCCTATCTGGTTGAGAAAATGGCGGGCAAGTTGCGCGTGCCCGTCACCATCGTCCCTGGAAGTCTGAGCGAAGAAGAAATCGCCCTGATAACCTGATGCCTTCTGTTAAACGCCGTCGGCTTGATCGTTAGATCGTTTTGTCCCGGCGGTTTCGTCGGCGAAGCCGAAACGCCAATGGACTTTCATGGATATTTACCTGCCCATAGCCGAGCTATCCGTTAACGTTTACCTGTTGCTTGCAATCGGTGGGGGTATCGGTGCGCTTTCCGGCATTTTCGGTGTCGGCGGTGGATTCCTAATGACGCCGCTGCTGATCTTCATCGGCATCCCCCCCGCCGTTGCCGTTGCCACCGGCGCGAACCAGATTGTGGCTGCATCCATTTCCGGCGTTCTGGCGCATTGGCGGCGCGGGAATGTCGATATCAGGATCGGCGTGGTACTGCTGATCGGCGGCTTGATAGGGTCAACGATCGGGGTCTGGGTGTTTTCCGCCCTGAAGGCCATCGGTCAGGTCGATCTGGTGGTCAACATCTGCTACGTCGTATTTCTCGGCATTATCGGCGGCCTGATGCTTATCGAAAGCATTAATGCGATGCGCGCTCAAAAGGCGCAGAAGCGGAAAAAAAGCCACGTCCATAACTGGACGCATGGTCTGCCGTTCAAAATGAAATTCCGCCGTTCCAGACTTTATATCAGCGCCCTGCTGCCGCTTGCCGTCGGTATCTTTGTCGGTTTGCTCTCGGCAATTATGGGGGTCGGCGGCGGTTTCGTCATGGTCCCGGCGATGATTTACATCCTCGGCATGCCAACCGTGGTCGTAATCGGCACATCCCTTTTCCAGATCATATTCGTCACCGCGAACGTCACCATCTTGCAGGCTGTCAGCAATCAGAGCGTCGATATTATACTCGCCCTCGTATTGATTGTCGGCGGCGTCATCGGGGCCCAATTCGGCGCACGCCTCGGTGCCAAGCTCAATGGCGAACAATTGCGCGGTCTGTTGGCTATGATGGTGATAATGGTCGCCCTCAAGCTGCTGCTAGATCTGGCGACCAAACCAGCCGATCTCTACTCGATTATACGTGTAATCAGTTGATGCTGACTTAAACGGCAGCGCGCAGGTCGCCGATGGTCTTGGCGTAATCGTCACCTTTGAACACGGCGCTGCCGGCGACCACCACATCCGCTCCTGCAGAGACTACGTCTGCAATGGTATCGACATTGACGCCGCCATCGACTTCAAGCTCGATCGGACGATCTGCGATCATTTCACGAATCCGGCGGATCTTGTCCAGTTGCGACGGAATAAAGCTTTGCCCGCCAAAGCCAGGATTGACACTCATCACCAAAATCAGATCAACCTTGTCGAGAACGTAGGACAGCACACCTTCGGGTGTTGCCGGGTTAAGCGACACGCCGGCTTTCTTGCCAAGCGCGCGGATGACCTGCAAGGAACGGTCGAGATGTTTGTCGGCTTCCGCATGCACCGTGATGATATCGGCACCGGCGTTGGCATATTCCTCAAGATAAGATTGCGCCGGATCGATCATCAGATGCACATCGAAAGGTTTCTTGGTGTGCGGTCGCAGCTTGGCGATGATCGGCGCGCCGAACGTCATGTTGGGCACGAAATGCCCGTCCATGACGTCGACATGCACATAATCGCACCCGGCAGCATCGATGGCGCGGATTTCCTCACCAAAGCGAGCGAAATCGGCAGACAGGATCGAGGGGGCGATTTTGACCATCAGTTTTTTCCGATCAGGCAGCCTTGGAATAGGTTCCGGCGCAAGCGCGGCTGTTGGCGCTGGCGCGTTCAAGGAACGCCTGCTGGGCAGCGGCATTGTTGGCGTTGTCACCCTTCCA
This genomic window contains:
- a CDS encoding DUF2927 domain-containing protein, translated to MPLHAFADTLNPIPSVKDIRRFAEDVVISSKPGTRLVKWTHAPTVRLETKVAGPRDASTGRAVPVPAQTHEIYYAALRSHIQDLAELTGMPIRLMPRDIGVGGDIVITIVPRMQMSGLSFPGVSKQTLSQIMGPSRCFFIIWPTREWAVSKARIVINSILDDDHIKHCLLEELTQSLGLPNDSDRLRPSIFNETAMLQKLSDLDRILIRTVYDPRINPGMDLGAFRDKAETVIGSYMAVPE
- a CDS encoding DUF2927 domain-containing protein encodes the protein MRHFDNVVFGAEIEGVKPTEHIQKWMTPIRVSITSMQGKMIAKPDGKRELKLSFVPPAKAHVDMIRKHLTTLVRLTGAKSEKSDKEKGKPANFIIKFVPRLAMGQPFVANDVDPQVLKRLGQAGVCYFLSRSIRTGAMFRSLIVVNAELPPDQMDACLLEEMTQAMGLPNDSDLVTPSIFNQKSTLRTLTNSDLIMLKTLYDKRLPAGTPRLDALRIGREIMSEQLGQ
- a CDS encoding monovalent cation:proton antiporter-2 (CPA2) family protein, producing MVEILSLLGAAVVAVLISMRLGLGSQFGYLAAGAIIGPYGIGMITDAENLRHIGEFGVVFLLFMIGIEMKPQRLWIMRRLVFGLGALQVVSTGAIIAAGVHFIFDLNVKIALVIGFGLALSSTAFGVQMLSEKNELTSHHGRVSFAILLFQDLAVVPLIVILPLFSGDAIAVSTSMGLAMVQAAAIILVVVLVGRYAIGPAMHAIARIGNSDTFVAMALLMVLGFAWAMNQVGLSLALGAFMAGVMLAESEYRHQIEADILPFRGLLLGLFFMGVGMSLDPGPLTDHTSDIILATILLLMLKTVMTLGAALLFKAPFAVAIRSGFLLSQAGEFGFVVFSLAVGEGILAPGLADILVAVVVISMILTPGMVWAGVKLAGKIAPMVPGEVHGAVAEDVRPVLIAGFGRVGETVANMLSATGVPYVAIDTDADRVKRARRHGYHVYFGSAGRPEVLRSVGAQHARLIVVTLDDPVVAEGMIRTVRRLYPHVPVHVRAHDWDVADTYAEMGVAHAMPETVEASLRLGAAALEAAGVDVEKRRILFEELSAENFAKMRRFRRF
- a CDS encoding AsmA-like C-terminal region-containing protein produces the protein MRKTPELVDDADAGALDPENSWMVEVEGAPSRFPLLAKFGIALGMLTLVFVAFLALGPMVLPASLTVSYAERLLTRATGVDMVIKGGHSFRILPSLRLEAQNAVSRDEASPLNLNLPYLAIEFSALGALSGSADLEHFLARDPVIRFQSGKMLVDTSGQVPEIDRAWGWWRDMSLKQIKIENGALLLSDSRSGRMLKLEGFTAASTAPGEGQVNDGLFINGAGTLNGRDIKLGISASNPQLLVSGNRWPFELSVNSALLSGTFKGSIAVRERTVGDGEMKLSSSDIVELNHWIGPFLPARNPGSMALNATVDFAGDVLDVRRMDLKFGDTSLSGNVKLEAMSSGAPVVNGRFDAETLDLGTAPVGDAMVVAEAPLMIPGMPSGKIEISWQRARWMNVLSGAGHARIERQPSTQRLSLILDDTAIYGGTMRGLFTLDASEGMRALNIEGRALGVNIGPLLSGDAKHAEPLLSGRSTIELNLFSVGGTAKELIEALTGEAEVVAQDGQLMIMELVHGLVPEAENGLPFKSLNGRFTIAQGIAVSDDLLLRSGKLSLVGKGRVDLADWTIDLNIGRLGNDGGTRSLTRYRVSGPAGEMHVEPINGS
- a CDS encoding sulfite exporter TauE/SafE family protein, which encodes MQIYLPIAEVSVNIFLILGMGGGVGFLSGLFGVGGGFLMTPLLIFIGIPPAVAVATEANQIVASSVSGVLAHWRRGNVDLKMGLLLLIGGVIGSSFGVWLFTILKGLGQIDLVIKLSYVVFLGIIGSLMLIESINAMRASKSKARKRSHSHNWMHGLPFKMRFRKSRLYISAILPILIGVLVGILSAIMGVGGGFVMVPAMIYLLGMPTAVVVGTSLFQIIFVTANVTVLQAVSNYAVDIVLALLLLIGGVIGAQIGARFGGRMQGEQLRGMLALIVIAVCLKLTFDLVVAPADPYSFGVGGH
- a CDS encoding TIGR02186 family protein — its product is MLKRNGKSLVLFLVLLLGGSSLHAKDLVIDLSAPIVQITAAFSGTELLLFGAKRGDGDVIVVVRGPLENQTVHLKERKFGIWVNTENLKFNDLPSYYWVASNRPVFDVLPADTLTRLQIGLDEITIQPTDKNANSAEAIAFRAALIRDKVRKKLYSEDVSPLLFLNDMLFRTKINFPANVSVGEFAIETYLVRDQEVITSETTLLHVRKFGLEAEIYDFAHNQSLLYGIFAVIIACVAGWLANAAFRRS
- a CDS encoding universal stress protein, with amino-acid sequence MSDSTEDQNAEEAPAKQLTGRTFLCVVDETEEFAAALQFACRRAHNSNGRVALLYVIEPAEFQHWMAVGERMREEAREEAEEMLNVVASVVQKRMGNMPVLYIREGKLREEVVNLIEEEDGISLLVLGAASGTDGPGPLISYLVEKMAGKLRVPVTIVPGSLSEEEIALIT
- a CDS encoding sulfite exporter TauE/SafE family protein produces the protein MDIYLPIAELSVNVYLLLAIGGGIGALSGIFGVGGGFLMTPLLIFIGIPPAVAVATGANQIVAASISGVLAHWRRGNVDIRIGVVLLIGGLIGSTIGVWVFSALKAIGQVDLVVNICYVVFLGIIGGLMLIESINAMRAQKAQKRKKSHVHNWTHGLPFKMKFRRSRLYISALLPLAVGIFVGLLSAIMGVGGGFVMVPAMIYILGMPTVVVIGTSLFQIIFVTANVTILQAVSNQSVDIILALVLIVGGVIGAQFGARLGAKLNGEQLRGLLAMMVIMVALKLLLDLATKPADLYSIIRVIS
- the rpe gene encoding ribulose-phosphate 3-epimerase, which translates into the protein MVKIAPSILSADFARFGEEIRAIDAAGCDYVHVDVMDGHFVPNMTFGAPIIAKLRPHTKKPFDVHLMIDPAQSYLEEYANAGADIITVHAEADKHLDRSLQVIRALGKKAGVSLNPATPEGVLSYVLDKVDLILVMSVNPGFGGQSFIPSQLDKIRRIREMIADRPIELEVDGGVNVDTIADVVSAGADVVVAGSAVFKGDDYAKTIGDLRAAV